A window from Thiohalomonas denitrificans encodes these proteins:
- the murG gene encoding undecaprenyldiphospho-muramoylpentapeptide beta-N-acetylglucosaminyltransferase, whose product MSAARVLIMAGGTGGHVFPALAVAHALAEQGVEVRWLGTRAGMEARVVTAAGFPIDFISVAGLRGKGALGWLTAPVRLLRALAQSLAVLRRFRPGVVLGMGGFVAGPGGLGAKLLGFPLLIHEQNAAAGLTNRLLARWARRVLTAFPDVLTRGEVVGNPVREAITALPDPGERFAGRTGPLRVLVIGGSQGAEALNRTVPQALGRIAPDRQPLILHQAGEKKLAPARECYAAAGITADVRPFLEDMAEAYGWADLVICRAGALTVSELAAAGAPAILVPFPYAVDDHQTRNARYLTDAGAALLVPQAELTAEGLSARIEEFATDAASGRERLLTMARSARAMARPAATDEVTRACLQLARPGSDV is encoded by the coding sequence ATGAGTGCCGCGCGTGTCCTGATCATGGCCGGTGGTACGGGCGGCCACGTGTTCCCGGCTCTCGCTGTGGCGCACGCACTCGCCGAGCAGGGCGTGGAGGTCCGCTGGCTGGGGACCCGCGCCGGTATGGAGGCGCGGGTGGTCACTGCAGCGGGCTTCCCGATCGATTTCATCAGCGTTGCCGGGCTTCGCGGAAAGGGTGCGCTGGGCTGGCTCACGGCTCCCGTCCGGCTGCTGCGCGCACTGGCACAGTCGCTTGCGGTGCTGCGGCGGTTCCGCCCGGGCGTTGTGCTGGGCATGGGCGGATTTGTCGCCGGCCCGGGAGGACTGGGCGCGAAGCTGCTCGGGTTTCCTTTGCTGATTCATGAACAGAATGCCGCGGCGGGGCTTACCAATCGGCTGCTGGCCCGCTGGGCCCGGCGGGTGTTGACCGCATTCCCGGATGTACTGACACGGGGTGAGGTGGTGGGCAATCCGGTACGCGAAGCGATCACCGCGCTGCCCGACCCGGGTGAACGCTTTGCGGGGCGCACGGGGCCCTTGCGGGTACTGGTGATTGGCGGCAGCCAGGGTGCAGAGGCCCTCAATCGTACCGTTCCGCAGGCGTTGGGTCGGATAGCGCCCGATCGGCAGCCCCTGATTCTCCATCAGGCTGGCGAGAAGAAACTGGCACCGGCGCGGGAGTGCTATGCGGCGGCCGGCATCACGGCCGATGTCCGTCCTTTCCTGGAGGACATGGCGGAGGCCTACGGCTGGGCCGATCTGGTGATTTGCCGGGCCGGGGCGCTGACCGTCAGCGAACTGGCCGCTGCAGGTGCACCGGCGATCCTGGTCCCGTTTCCGTATGCAGTCGATGATCACCAGACGCGCAACGCCCGCTATCTTACGGACGCCGGTGCCGCCTTGTTGGTGCCACAGGCGGAACTGACGGCCGAAGGCCTGTCGGCCCGGATCGAGGAGTTTGCCACTGACGCCGCCAGTGGGCGCGAGCGGCTTTTGACAATGGCGCGGTCGGCCCGGGCGATGGCCCGGCCGGCGGCAACAGATGAAGTGACAAGGGCGTGCCTGCAACTGGCGCGTCCCGGGAGTGATGTATGA
- a CDS encoding peptidoglycan D,D-transpeptidase FtsI family protein: MSESNPVRFYRGRYAVVLGTLCLVMAGLVWRAVDLQVVDRQFLQEQGDARHLRVVSVPAHRGMITDRHGEPLAMSTPVQSVWVNPAKLMTARDRWPELARALEMAPQRLAEQVESRRSREFVYLRRHMNPADAQKVLLLGIPGVSAQKEYRRYYPTGEVSAHVVGFTNIDDEGQEGLELQFERYLRGHSGSKRVIRDRLGQTIANVESIEEPRPGRDIALSLDRRIQYLAYRELKAAVSRHRAKGGSAVVLDARTGEVLAMVNQPAYNPNNRSDLVSWRYRNRAVTDVFEPGSTVKPFTIAAALETGRFEPETAVDTSPGHYRLAGFTIRDHQNYGEIDVATVIKKSSNVGASRIALDLEPEQLWKTFSRVGLGIDSGSGFPGEAAGTLSGWNEWRNVTRATISYGYGLSVTPLQLANAYSVIAGDGRLRPVSFLSLEAGEVPSGRAALDQKTVRQVRGMLEAVVSPEGTGWAARVPGYRVAGKTGTVHKAIVGGYSEDRYSAVFAGMAPASRPRLVMMVMIDEPSAGKYFGGQVAAPVFARVMEGALRLLDIPPDDIDSLGVTVAEASQ; the protein is encoded by the coding sequence ATGAGCGAGAGCAATCCAGTGCGCTTTTATCGGGGACGTTACGCGGTGGTGCTGGGCACATTGTGTCTGGTCATGGCCGGGCTCGTCTGGCGCGCGGTGGATTTGCAGGTGGTGGACCGCCAGTTCCTGCAGGAGCAGGGGGATGCCCGCCACCTGCGAGTGGTTTCGGTTCCCGCGCATCGCGGCATGATTACCGATCGGCACGGGGAGCCGCTCGCGATGAGCACGCCGGTCCAGTCCGTCTGGGTGAATCCTGCCAAACTGATGACGGCCCGCGACCGTTGGCCGGAATTGGCGCGCGCGCTGGAGATGGCGCCGCAGCGGCTGGCGGAACAGGTCGAGTCGCGCCGCAGTCGTGAATTTGTCTACCTGCGGCGGCATATGAATCCGGCCGATGCGCAAAAAGTACTGCTACTCGGGATCCCGGGGGTTTCGGCCCAGAAGGAGTATCGCCGCTACTATCCCACCGGTGAGGTCTCCGCTCACGTGGTGGGCTTCACCAACATCGATGATGAGGGCCAGGAAGGGCTCGAATTGCAGTTTGAGCGTTATCTGCGCGGCCACAGTGGCAGCAAACGGGTGATCAGAGACCGACTCGGTCAGACCATCGCCAACGTGGAGAGCATCGAGGAGCCCCGCCCCGGTCGCGACATCGCCCTCAGCCTCGACCGTCGCATTCAGTATCTGGCTTATCGCGAACTGAAGGCGGCGGTTAGCCGCCACAGGGCCAAGGGCGGTTCGGCCGTGGTACTCGATGCCCGTACCGGCGAAGTGCTGGCGATGGTCAATCAGCCCGCCTACAACCCCAACAACCGCAGCGACCTGGTGAGCTGGCGCTACCGCAACCGGGCGGTGACCGACGTCTTTGAGCCCGGGTCGACGGTCAAGCCCTTTACGATAGCGGCTGCTCTCGAGACCGGCCGCTTCGAGCCGGAAACCGCGGTGGACACTTCGCCGGGCCATTATCGACTCGCAGGCTTCACTATCCGGGATCATCAAAATTATGGTGAGATTGATGTCGCCACCGTGATCAAGAAATCGAGTAACGTCGGGGCGAGTCGCATCGCCCTGGACCTCGAGCCGGAACAGTTGTGGAAGACTTTCAGCCGGGTGGGACTCGGAATCGACAGTGGCAGCGGATTCCCCGGGGAAGCGGCCGGCACCCTGAGCGGCTGGAACGAGTGGCGTAACGTAACCCGCGCCACCATCTCCTACGGCTATGGGCTCTCCGTCACACCGCTGCAACTGGCCAATGCCTATTCGGTGATCGCCGGTGATGGCCGTCTGCGGCCGGTCAGTTTCCTCTCTCTGGAGGCGGGGGAGGTCCCCTCCGGTAGAGCCGCTCTTGACCAGAAAACTGTGCGTCAGGTCCGTGGGATGCTCGAAGCGGTCGTCAGCCCGGAAGGAACCGGATGGGCCGCACGAGTGCCCGGATACCGAGTGGCTGGCAAAACTGGGACCGTGCACAAAGCCATCGTCGGCGGATACAGCGAAGATCGCTACAGTGCGGTATTTGCCGGCATGGCGCCGGCGAGCCGTCCGCGATTGGTGATGATGGTGATGATTGACGAACCAAGTGCCGGCAAGTATTTCGGTGGTCAGGTGGCGGCCCCGGTGTTTGCACGGGTGATGGAGGGAGCCCTGCGGCTGCTCGATATCCCTCCCGACGATATCGATTCGCTGGGCGTGACTGTGGCGGAGGCATCGCAATGA
- the ftsW gene encoding putative lipid II flippase FtsW gives MDFPLAAVAVALLGLGLVMIGSASAAIADRQTGESFYYLLRQFTYIALGASLAFGLLRIPLSVWEKSGPALLVCGLVLLTMLFVPGLGRTVNGSTRWLMVGPFNFQVSEFVKLAVVIYMSGYLVRRGRAVRTTVAGFLIPMSLVTLIAVLLLAEPDFGAAAVLMATALGMMFLGGVRLWLFALLVGLAGAALSVLAVSSPYRLERLTTFLNPWEDPFNSGFQLTQALIAFGRGDWLGVGLGDSVQKLFYLPEAHTDFLLAVLAEELGLVGTLGVIALFAVLLWRVFRIGRRAAEAGQQFGSYLAFGVGIWIALQVVVNVGVNMGVLPTKGLTLPLMSYGGSSMLVSCMAIALVLRVGLETQLAGMSGGGRR, from the coding sequence ATGGACTTTCCGTTGGCCGCCGTGGCCGTGGCGCTGCTCGGGCTGGGATTGGTGATGATCGGTTCGGCTTCGGCCGCCATTGCCGATCGACAGACCGGCGAGTCGTTCTACTACCTGTTGCGGCAGTTCACCTACATCGCGTTGGGCGCCTCACTGGCCTTCGGGCTCCTTCGCATTCCGCTTTCTGTCTGGGAAAAGAGCGGACCGGCCCTTTTGGTCTGCGGTCTGGTGCTGCTGACCATGCTCTTCGTACCCGGGCTGGGGCGGACCGTCAATGGCAGTACCCGCTGGTTGATGGTCGGACCATTCAACTTCCAGGTCTCGGAATTCGTGAAGCTGGCGGTGGTGATTTATATGTCCGGCTATCTGGTACGCCGGGGCAGAGCGGTGCGTACCACGGTGGCCGGTTTCCTGATCCCCATGTCGCTGGTCACGCTGATTGCCGTGCTGCTGCTTGCCGAACCCGATTTCGGTGCCGCCGCAGTGTTGATGGCGACCGCGCTGGGCATGATGTTCCTGGGTGGCGTGCGGTTGTGGCTATTCGCACTGCTCGTGGGACTGGCCGGCGCGGCACTGTCGGTTTTGGCGGTCTCTTCGCCCTACCGACTGGAGCGATTGACCACATTTCTCAATCCCTGGGAAGATCCGTTCAACAGCGGCTTTCAGCTCACCCAGGCTCTGATTGCCTTTGGGCGCGGTGACTGGCTGGGGGTAGGGCTCGGTGACAGCGTGCAAAAGCTCTTCTATCTCCCCGAGGCGCATACCGATTTTCTGCTGGCGGTTTTGGCCGAAGAGCTCGGGCTGGTGGGTACCCTGGGTGTTATCGCCCTGTTTGCCGTTCTGCTCTGGCGGGTGTTTCGGATCGGCCGCCGTGCCGCCGAGGCGGGACAGCAGTTTGGCAGCTACCTGGCGTTCGGGGTCGGGATTTGGATTGCGCTGCAGGTGGTCGTCAATGTCGGCGTCAACATGGGTGTTCTGCCCACCAAAGGGCTGACCCTTCCGCTGATGAGCTACGGCGGCAGCAGCATGCTGGTCAGCTGTATGGCGATCGCACTGGTACTGCGGGTGGGACTGGAGACGCAACTGGCTGGCATGTCCGGGGGAGGTCGCCGATGA
- the murD gene encoding UDP-N-acetylmuramoyl-L-alanine--D-glutamate ligase encodes MQTAKAVQGATIIVGLGRTGLSCARFLAGRGEAFMVADSRQAPPGREELQREQPDTEVCLGAFDPAMFAKAGQLIVSPGVSLDEPAIVAARRAGVPVMGDIELFARVARAPVAVITGSNGKSTVTTLLAEMGRAAGCEIGMGGNIGTPALELVGDSEPDLYVLELSSFQLETTESLQAAAATVLNISDDHLDRHGDIETYAAIKQRVFNRQGSDGVMVINRDDPLVAAMADPERRVIRFGEREGADYHFAERDGSVWLARRGEPLMDVSILRIAGRHNWLNALAALALGEAVGLPMDAMLTALKRFPGLPHRCQHVAEKAGIRFFNDSKGTNVGATLAAVDGMPGERVVLIAGGLGKGADFRELAPVLARRGRAAVLLGRDAALIAEVLDGVVPIVWVASMEEAVRKAADLARTGDAVLLSPACASFDMFSGYAERGDLFVEAVGRLPA; translated from the coding sequence ATGCAGACCGCCAAAGCGGTTCAGGGAGCGACGATCATCGTCGGACTTGGCCGGACCGGTCTCTCCTGTGCGCGTTTCCTCGCCGGCCGGGGCGAGGCCTTCATGGTGGCCGACAGCCGGCAAGCACCGCCGGGCAGAGAGGAGTTGCAGCGGGAGCAGCCGGATACGGAAGTCTGCCTGGGTGCCTTCGATCCGGCGATGTTCGCGAAGGCCGGCCAGCTGATTGTCAGTCCCGGGGTCTCGCTGGATGAACCGGCAATCGTTGCCGCCCGCAGGGCGGGGGTGCCGGTGATGGGTGATATCGAGCTGTTTGCCCGAGTTGCCCGCGCCCCGGTGGCGGTGATTACCGGCTCTAACGGCAAAAGCACGGTGACAACTCTCCTCGCCGAGATGGGCCGCGCGGCGGGGTGCGAGATCGGCATGGGCGGGAATATCGGCACCCCGGCACTCGAGCTGGTTGGCGACAGCGAACCCGATCTCTACGTGCTGGAGCTGTCGAGCTTTCAGCTGGAGACCACCGAATCCCTTCAGGCAGCGGCGGCAACGGTGCTGAACATCAGTGATGATCACCTGGACCGCCATGGTGATATCGAAACCTACGCGGCCATCAAACAGCGGGTATTCAACCGCCAGGGTAGCGACGGCGTGATGGTCATCAATCGGGATGATCCGCTGGTCGCCGCCATGGCCGATCCCGAACGCCGGGTGATCCGTTTCGGCGAGCGCGAAGGGGCCGATTACCACTTTGCAGAGCGCGACGGTTCTGTCTGGCTGGCCCGGCGGGGCGAACCCCTGATGGACGTGTCGATACTGCGGATCGCCGGTCGGCACAATTGGCTCAACGCACTGGCCGCACTGGCCCTCGGTGAAGCCGTCGGGCTGCCGATGGACGCCATGCTGACGGCGCTGAAGAGGTTTCCCGGACTGCCGCATCGCTGCCAGCATGTGGCGGAGAAGGCGGGCATACGCTTTTTCAATGACTCCAAAGGGACCAACGTCGGCGCTACGCTGGCTGCGGTAGACGGAATGCCGGGAGAGCGGGTGGTGCTGATCGCGGGAGGTCTCGGCAAGGGAGCGGACTTCCGGGAGCTGGCTCCGGTCCTCGCCCGGCGCGGGCGGGCCGCGGTGCTGTTGGGACGGGATGCCGCATTGATTGCCGAGGTGCTCGATGGCGTTGTGCCGATCGTGTGGGTCGCCTCAATGGAGGAGGCAGTGCGCAAGGCCGCCGATCTGGCCCGAACGGGGGATGCGGTATTGCTCTCGCCCGCCTGTGCGAGTTTCGACATGTTCAGTGGCTATGCCGAACGGGGCGATCTCTTTGTGGAAGCGGTCGGGAGGTTGCCGGCATGA
- a CDS encoding UDP-N-acetylmuramoyl-tripeptide--D-alanyl-D-alanine ligase gives MTESIGIHTTLVRAAEWCEGRLEGESRVFHGVTTDSRRVAPGNLFIALRGPNHDGHDHLRAAIEKGAVAALVETPVALPGEIEVPQLRVSSTRAALGRLAAGWRRELATPLVAITGSNGKTTVKEMTAAILSRKGAVLATHGNLNNDIGVPLTLLRLTPEHRFAVVEMGANHAGEIAYLTRLARPDASLITNAAAAHLAGFGSLQGVARAKGEIFSGLDESGTAVINADDDFAGLWVELAGERRVLRFGLDREAELTASWNTEADGSRLMLQLPDGEVECRLALLGRHNVANALAAAALAISMGLSGDDIAAGLGSLQPVKGRLVPRAALNGARLIDDSYNANPDSLRAGIEVLATASGRRVLALGDMGELGDDAPALHARAGEDARRKHIDALYATGPLARFAAEAFGPQGRHFDTIDALVAALRSELSPEVTVLVKGSRTARMERVADALAGGDA, from the coding sequence GTGACTGAGTCAATCGGTATCCATACAACACTCGTCCGCGCCGCCGAATGGTGCGAAGGCCGCCTCGAGGGAGAGAGCCGTGTTTTTCACGGCGTGACGACCGATTCACGCCGGGTGGCCCCGGGTAATCTATTTATCGCCCTGCGTGGCCCCAACCATGATGGTCACGATCATCTCCGTGCGGCGATCGAAAAGGGTGCTGTCGCTGCTCTCGTCGAAACACCGGTTGCTCTGCCCGGGGAAATAGAGGTGCCGCAGCTTCGGGTCTCCTCCACGCGGGCTGCTCTCGGACGGTTGGCCGCGGGCTGGCGGCGGGAACTGGCGACTCCGTTGGTGGCCATCACCGGCTCCAACGGCAAAACCACCGTGAAGGAGATGACCGCTGCGATTCTCTCCCGAAAGGGTGCTGTGCTGGCGACCCACGGTAATCTCAATAACGATATCGGCGTACCGCTGACGCTGCTGCGGCTTACGCCCGAACACCGTTTCGCGGTGGTGGAGATGGGTGCGAATCATGCCGGTGAAATCGCCTACCTGACCAGGCTGGCCCGTCCCGACGCCTCGCTCATCACCAACGCCGCGGCGGCCCACCTGGCCGGTTTCGGATCCCTGCAAGGTGTGGCCCGGGCGAAAGGGGAAATCTTCTCCGGCCTGGATGAGAGCGGGACGGCGGTGATTAACGCCGATGATGACTTTGCGGGGCTCTGGGTTGAACTCGCCGGTGAGCGACGGGTGCTGCGCTTCGGGCTCGACCGGGAGGCAGAGTTGACTGCCAGCTGGAACACCGAAGCGGACGGCAGCCGACTGATGCTCCAGCTGCCCGACGGCGAAGTCGAATGCCGGTTGGCACTACTGGGTCGCCACAACGTAGCGAACGCCCTGGCCGCCGCCGCCCTCGCCATCTCGATGGGCCTTTCGGGTGACGATATCGCCGCGGGGCTCGGTTCGTTGCAACCGGTGAAGGGACGCCTGGTACCGCGTGCGGCACTGAATGGAGCCCGACTCATCGATGACAGCTACAACGCCAATCCTGACTCGCTGCGGGCGGGGATCGAGGTCCTGGCCACTGCCTCCGGACGGCGTGTGCTCGCCCTCGGTGACATGGGGGAGCTGGGCGATGATGCGCCGGCACTGCATGCCCGGGCGGGGGAGGATGCGCGCCGGAAGCATATCGATGCACTCTACGCCACCGGACCCCTGGCCCGTTTCGCCGCAGAGGCGTTTGGTCCGCAGGGGCGCCATTTTGACACTATTGATGCGCTGGTAGCCGCACTCAGGTCCGAGCTCTCACCCGAAGTGACCGTTTTGGTCAAGGGGTCGCGGACGGCCCGCATGGAGCGGGTGGCCGATGCACTGGCGGGAGGGGACGCCTGA
- a CDS encoding UDP-N-acetylmuramoyl-L-alanyl-D-glutamate--2,6-diaminopimelate ligase, translating to MMAVQIQTPGIRLGELLTGLADPGRFASVVVCGIALDSRRVVEGGLFLALSGHARHGLEYVDSAVAHGAAAILAESADAESATLYRGVPLIKVRHLASQAGRIAGRFYGEPSRQMHVIGVTGTNGKTSVSHFIAASLQQSAPCGVMGTLGAGLFGALHSTGHTTPDPVTLQSLLDSVHRAGASRVVMEVSSHALVQERVAGVGFDTAVFTNLSHEHLDYHGDMEAYAAAKRQLFEQPGLKTAVINADDPVGSDWLADLDADLEIIDYGLAERHGRSPRLLGTDVRLEQTGLSLAIRSPWGSGTLATGLLGRFNAHNLLAALGALLAAGLEFDDALERLSRVQTVPGRMERFGGGELRPLVVVDYAHTPDALEHVLRAAGEHCRGSLWCVFGCGGDRDCEKRPLMGRIAERYADFVVITDDNPRNEDPYSIIEQIQQGMADPDAAQVIRDRGEAMARALQAAVPGDVVVIAGKGHESQQVIGGRSLPFSDRETAARLLGEEVPSD from the coding sequence ATGATGGCCGTGCAGATTCAGACGCCCGGAATCCGCCTCGGCGAGTTGCTGACGGGCCTGGCCGATCCCGGCCGGTTCGCCTCGGTCGTGGTGTGCGGTATCGCCCTCGATAGCCGCCGGGTGGTCGAGGGCGGGCTGTTCCTGGCGCTGTCCGGTCACGCCCGGCACGGCCTCGAGTACGTGGACAGTGCCGTTGCGCACGGTGCCGCTGCCATTCTCGCGGAATCGGCGGATGCCGAGTCGGCAACCCTCTACCGGGGGGTGCCCTTGATAAAGGTTCGGCATCTGGCCTCGCAGGCGGGGCGGATCGCCGGGCGCTTCTACGGAGAACCGTCGCGGCAAATGCATGTGATTGGCGTCACCGGCACCAACGGCAAGACTTCCGTCAGCCATTTTATCGCCGCATCACTCCAGCAATCGGCCCCTTGCGGAGTGATGGGCACGCTGGGGGCGGGCCTTTTCGGTGCACTGCACAGTACCGGACATACCACTCCGGATCCGGTGACCCTGCAGTCGCTGCTCGACTCCGTGCACCGTGCAGGAGCCAGCCGCGTCGTGATGGAGGTCTCCTCCCATGCCCTGGTGCAGGAGCGCGTAGCCGGGGTGGGGTTTGATACGGCTGTGTTCACCAATCTGAGCCACGAACACCTGGACTATCACGGTGATATGGAGGCCTATGCTGCCGCCAAACGGCAGCTGTTTGAGCAACCGGGCCTCAAGACGGCCGTTATCAATGCCGATGACCCGGTGGGCAGCGACTGGCTGGCCGATCTGGATGCGGACCTGGAGATCATCGATTACGGCCTGGCTGAGCGCCACGGCCGCTCCCCGCGGCTTTTGGGCACGGATGTGCGCCTGGAGCAGACCGGGCTGAGCCTTGCGATTCGCTCCCCCTGGGGCAGCGGGACGCTGGCCACCGGCCTGCTCGGGCGCTTCAACGCTCACAACCTTCTGGCGGCGCTCGGCGCCCTGTTGGCCGCCGGTCTCGAATTCGACGATGCCCTTGAACGTCTGAGCCGGGTGCAAACGGTGCCCGGCCGGATGGAGCGCTTCGGCGGCGGCGAACTCCGGCCGCTGGTGGTGGTCGATTATGCCCATACCCCCGATGCACTGGAGCACGTGCTGCGCGCCGCCGGTGAGCACTGCCGGGGGAGTCTCTGGTGCGTGTTCGGTTGTGGCGGGGATCGCGACTGCGAGAAGCGTCCGCTCATGGGCCGGATTGCCGAGCGCTATGCCGATTTCGTGGTCATAACCGATGATAATCCCCGCAATGAGGACCCGTACTCAATCATCGAGCAGATCCAGCAGGGTATGGCGGACCCGGATGCCGCCCAGGTGATCCGCGACCGCGGCGAGGCGATGGCCCGGGCACTGCAAGCCGCTGTGCCGGGAGATGTGGTCGTGATCGCCGGCAAGGGTCACGAGAGCCAGCAGGTGATCGGTGGCCGTTCGCTGCCGTTCAGCGACCGGGAGACTGCCGCGCGGCTGCTGGGCGAGGAGGTGCCGAGTGACTGA
- the rsmH gene encoding 16S rRNA (cytosine(1402)-N(4))-methyltransferase RsmH, translating to MAEKNQHAPVLLEEALAALNIRPEGIYLDGTFGRGGHAAAILERLGPDGRLLATDKDPEAVEAARQRFGSDDRFAIVRGSYTMLAEEAAKRGWSGRIRGIFLDLGVSSPQLDDARRGFSFRTEGPLDMRMDPASGESAADWLARASDREIADVLKEYGDERYAKRIARAIVRTREEAGPIKTTAHLADVIAKAHPRWERDRHPATRSFQAIRIYINRELEELEAVLGQTVELLAPGGRLAVISFHSLEDRRVKRFMRDEASGRDELPPDFPVQASHFQPQLKVIGKPVRAGKEELERNPRARSAVLRVAERVA from the coding sequence ATGGCTGAAAAGAATCAACACGCGCCGGTACTTCTCGAGGAAGCACTGGCTGCTCTGAATATCCGCCCCGAGGGCATCTATCTCGATGGGACTTTCGGGCGCGGCGGGCACGCGGCGGCCATTCTCGAACGGTTGGGACCGGACGGGCGCCTGCTGGCGACCGACAAGGATCCGGAAGCGGTCGAGGCGGCCCGACAGCGATTCGGGAGCGATGATCGATTCGCCATCGTAAGGGGGAGCTACACCATGCTGGCCGAGGAAGCGGCGAAGCGGGGATGGAGCGGCAGGATTCGGGGAATTTTTCTGGACCTGGGCGTCTCCTCGCCCCAGCTCGATGATGCCCGCCGGGGTTTCAGCTTCCGGACCGAGGGCCCTCTCGATATGCGTATGGACCCGGCGTCGGGCGAGAGTGCCGCCGATTGGCTGGCACGGGCGTCCGATCGGGAAATCGCCGACGTTCTCAAAGAGTACGGCGATGAGCGTTACGCCAAACGCATTGCCCGCGCCATCGTGCGAACCCGGGAGGAAGCGGGTCCGATAAAGACTACGGCACATCTCGCGGATGTGATCGCCAAGGCGCATCCCCGCTGGGAGCGGGACCGCCATCCGGCGACTCGTTCGTTTCAGGCCATCCGGATTTACATCAATCGCGAGCTGGAGGAGTTGGAGGCGGTGCTCGGGCAGACGGTGGAGCTGCTGGCTCCCGGTGGTCGACTGGCCGTGATCAGTTTCCACTCGCTGGAAGACCGCCGGGTCAAGCGTTTCATGCGGGACGAGGCGAGCGGTCGTGATGAACTGCCCCCGGATTTTCCCGTACAGGCCAGCCATTTCCAGCCGCAACTCAAGGTGATCGGCAAACCGGTACGCGCGGGTAAAGAGGAACTGGAGCGCAATCCGCGGGCACGCAGTGCCGTGTTGCGGGTCGCGGAGCGGGTGGCATGA
- the ftsL gene encoding cell division protein FtsL — MTARLSVLVLAAAVFVSALGVVFSTHEARKHFVALQDLVEVRDQLNVKWGQLQLEQSTWATDGRIERVAREELGMQMPQIGAVVIVEP; from the coding sequence ATGACAGCGCGGCTCTCCGTGCTGGTGCTCGCTGCTGCGGTGTTCGTATCCGCTCTGGGAGTCGTGTTCTCCACCCACGAAGCCCGCAAACACTTTGTGGCGCTGCAGGACCTAGTCGAGGTGCGGGACCAGCTCAATGTGAAGTGGGGACAGCTGCAGCTGGAACAGAGTACCTGGGCGACAGATGGTCGTATCGAGCGCGTCGCCCGGGAGGAACTTGGCATGCAAATGCCGCAGATCGGTGCGGTGGTGATTGTCGAACCATGA
- the mraY gene encoding phospho-N-acetylmuramoyl-pentapeptide-transferase: MLLYLAEYLEQFQTGFSVFQYLTLRAILGALTALIFSLVLGPVLIRRLTELQIGQHVRDDGPQTHLAKAGTPTMGGALIILAVVLSTLLWADLSNRHIWVVVGVILMFGGIGWVDDWRKLMHRRSEGLKAREKYFYQSVAGLGAALFLFYTAEAPVETQLIVPFFKDIAIPLGAGFVVLSYFVIVGTSNAVNLTDGLDGLAILPTVMVGGALGLFAYVTGNVNFASYLSIPYVPGVGEVVVIAGALVGAGLGFLWFNTYPAQVFMGDVGALGLGAALGAMAVVVRQELVLLVMGGVFVMETVSVILQVASFKLTGRRIFRMAPLHHHFELKGWPEPRVIVRFWIITVVLVLIGLSSLKIR; the protein is encoded by the coding sequence ATGCTGCTTTATCTTGCCGAATATCTTGAACAGTTTCAGACCGGTTTCAGCGTCTTTCAGTACCTGACGCTGCGCGCCATCCTCGGCGCATTGACCGCCCTGATATTCTCTCTGGTGCTGGGACCGGTGCTGATCCGGCGCCTGACCGAACTGCAGATCGGTCAGCATGTGCGGGACGATGGTCCGCAGACCCACCTCGCCAAGGCGGGCACACCCACCATGGGGGGCGCGCTGATCATCCTTGCGGTGGTTTTGTCCACCTTGCTGTGGGCGGACCTTTCCAATCGTCACATCTGGGTGGTCGTCGGTGTCATCCTCATGTTCGGGGGCATCGGATGGGTGGATGACTGGCGCAAGCTGATGCACCGTCGCTCCGAGGGGCTGAAGGCGCGGGAGAAGTACTTTTACCAGTCGGTGGCGGGACTCGGTGCGGCGCTGTTCCTCTTCTATACGGCGGAAGCGCCGGTCGAGACGCAGCTTATCGTACCGTTCTTCAAGGATATCGCCATTCCTCTGGGAGCCGGCTTTGTCGTCCTCAGCTACTTCGTCATCGTCGGCACCAGCAACGCGGTGAACCTGACCGACGGACTGGACGGGCTAGCGATCCTGCCGACGGTAATGGTCGGCGGGGCGCTGGGCCTGTTTGCCTACGTCACCGGCAACGTCAATTTTGCCTCCTACCTGAGTATTCCCTATGTGCCGGGTGTGGGTGAAGTGGTGGTGATTGCCGGGGCGCTGGTGGGGGCCGGCCTCGGCTTCCTCTGGTTCAACACCTATCCGGCCCAGGTGTTCATGGGCGACGTCGGTGCCCTCGGGTTGGGTGCGGCACTGGGGGCCATGGCGGTCGTGGTGCGACAGGAACTGGTACTGCTGGTGATGGGCGGGGTGTTCGTGATGGAGACCGTTTCGGTCATCCTGCAGGTGGCTTCCTTCAAGCTCACCGGGCGGCGGATTTTCCGCATGGCGCCGCTCCACCACCATTTCGAATTGAAGGGGTGGCCCGAGCCGCGGGTCATCGTGCGTTTCTGGATCATCACGGTGGTGCTGGTGCTCATCGGGTTGTCCTCATTGAAGATTCGGTAA